A DNA window from Sphingopyxis macrogoltabida contains the following coding sequences:
- the ybeY gene encoding rRNA maturation RNase YbeY — MLSVETHAATPWPDALDWEVRAGEAAAAALALTPYASLANAAPLVEIAVRLTNDAEVHALNRDFRGKDKPTNVLSFPQVQEDLLEGLANSDDGEILLGDIVLARETCAREAEEKGVPLVDHATHLIVHGTLHLVGYDHMDDASAAAMEALEVKALASLGIANPYAEQD, encoded by the coding sequence ATGCTGAGCGTCGAGACCCATGCCGCGACGCCGTGGCCCGATGCGCTCGACTGGGAGGTGCGCGCCGGCGAAGCCGCCGCTGCGGCGCTCGCGCTGACGCCCTATGCATCGCTCGCCAACGCCGCGCCGCTGGTCGAGATCGCGGTGCGCCTGACCAACGATGCCGAGGTGCACGCGCTTAACCGCGATTTTCGCGGCAAGGACAAGCCGACCAACGTCCTGTCTTTTCCGCAAGTGCAGGAAGACCTGCTCGAAGGACTGGCGAACAGCGACGATGGCGAAATCCTGCTCGGCGACATCGTCCTCGCGCGCGAAACCTGCGCACGCGAGGCCGAGGAAAAGGGGGTTCCGCTCGTCGATCATGCGACGCACCTGATCGTCCACGGCACGCTCCACCTCGTCGGTTACGATCATATGGACGATGCGAGCGCGGCGGCGATGGAGGCGCTGGAAGTGAAAGCGCTTGCATCGCTGGGCATCGCCAATCCATATGCGGAGCAGGATTAA
- a CDS encoding hemolysin family protein: MPDDQGSSNRSEEDSSRSGLLSGLKNLLFGGDKEPSLREQIEEVIDEAEEEGQERRGSSIVGDLSPIERKMLRNLLHFGEQTVDDVAVPRADIIAIPESASFAEAVALFAEAGHSRLPVYRETLDEVVGMIHVKDVFAVLAEGRAPPPLLDLIRQPLYVPQSMGVLDLLAEMRAKRTHLAIVIDEYSGTEGLLTIEDLVEEIVGEIEDEHDDEPEPLIVAGEHGCWEADARAELDDIGEAIDPRLAEVDEDVDTLGGLAAVLAGHVPEVGEILLHPSGWRIEVTEADERRVHHLRLHPPVEVDLEAPPERPEDY; encoded by the coding sequence ATGCCCGACGACCAGGGGTCTTCGAACCGATCGGAAGAGGACAGTAGTAGATCCGGACTGTTGTCCGGGCTGAAGAACCTGTTGTTCGGCGGCGACAAGGAGCCGTCGCTGCGCGAACAGATCGAAGAGGTCATCGACGAGGCCGAGGAGGAAGGCCAGGAGCGGCGCGGGAGTAGCATCGTCGGCGACCTGTCGCCGATCGAGCGCAAGATGCTGCGCAACCTCCTCCATTTCGGCGAACAGACCGTCGACGACGTCGCGGTGCCGCGCGCCGACATCATCGCCATCCCCGAAAGCGCGAGTTTTGCCGAAGCGGTCGCGCTCTTTGCCGAAGCGGGCCACAGCCGCCTGCCGGTCTATCGCGAGACGCTCGACGAGGTCGTCGGCATGATCCACGTCAAGGATGTCTTCGCGGTGCTGGCCGAGGGACGGGCGCCGCCGCCGCTGCTCGACCTGATCCGCCAGCCGCTCTATGTCCCGCAGTCGATGGGCGTCCTCGACCTGCTCGCCGAAATGCGCGCCAAACGGACCCATCTTGCCATCGTCATCGACGAATATTCGGGCACCGAAGGACTGCTGACGATCGAGGATCTGGTCGAGGAAATCGTCGGCGAGATCGAGGACGAGCATGACGACGAACCCGAACCGCTGATCGTCGCGGGCGAGCATGGCTGCTGGGAAGCCGACGCGCGCGCCGAACTCGATGACATCGGCGAGGCGATCGACCCGCGGCTCGCCGAGGTCGACGAGGATGTCGACACGCTGGGCGGCCTTGCCGCCGTCCTCGCCGGTCATGTGCCCGAGGTCGGCGAAATATTGCTCCACCCGAGCGGCTGGCGGATCGAGGTGACCGAGGCCGACGAGCGCCGCGTCCATCACTTGCGCCTCCATCCGCCGGTCGAGGTCGATCTCGAAGCCCCGCCGGAGCGTCCGGAGGATTATTGA